Proteins encoded within one genomic window of Merismopedia glauca CCAP 1448/3:
- a CDS encoding response regulator transcription factor yields the protein MNRIVIAEDEKRIASFIEKGLRANGFTTLVSAEPQEIVSLGLDTGFDLMLLDLGLPGKDGLDILEELRGQGATLPIIILTACDDLDRKIAGLEGGADDYMTKPFSFQELLARIRLRLRDSQSVAVKEKIELKVGSISLNLRTRKVYVDGREVELSAREFTAIETLIRHRGQVLSREQLLDRVWGYNYDPGSNIVDVYIGYLRKKLGSDCIETVRGMGYRLRG from the coding sequence ATGAATCGAATTGTAATTGCAGAAGACGAAAAACGGATTGCTTCCTTTATTGAAAAAGGATTGCGCGCTAATGGTTTTACCACATTAGTATCCGCCGAACCGCAAGAAATAGTTTCTTTAGGGTTAGATACCGGTTTTGACTTAATGTTGCTAGATTTAGGTCTTCCTGGCAAAGATGGCTTGGATATCTTAGAAGAATTGCGGGGTCAAGGAGCCACCTTACCAATTATTATCCTCACTGCTTGCGACGACCTCGATCGTAAAATAGCAGGCTTGGAAGGAGGAGCAGACGATTACATGACCAAACCTTTTAGCTTTCAAGAGCTTTTAGCCAGAATCCGGTTACGATTGCGCGATTCGCAGTCAGTCGCCGTTAAAGAGAAAATAGAACTCAAAGTAGGCTCGATATCCCTAAATTTACGTACTCGAAAGGTATATGTAGACGGACGAGAAGTTGAATTATCAGCGCGAGAGTTTACCGCGATTGAGACTTTAATACGTCACCGAGGACAAGTCTTGAGTAGAGAGCAATTATTAGATCGGGTATGGGGATACAATTACGATCCTGGCTCTAATATTGTGGATGTCTATATCGGTTATCTGCGGAAAAAGTTAGGCAGTGACTGCATAGAAACAGTCAGGGGTATGGGTTATAGATTGCGAGGTTGA
- a CDS encoding sensor histidine kinase translates to MVDTRKLVLKSNLSAKTTVPIRLAQTKGLFWEARNRILAWYGLLMVGFIGLSVPIFSEIVFYQVDRRVRQDLAEEVETLEKFISTQVAQSREFTSEDLKEAFQEFFFNQIPEDDTFLISFVNGKFSRSSPRAKPDILQEDRELMLRWANLAERKEGEEIISDPKFGNIIYIATPIVIDSKVKGVFVIAHTTAGETREAQDVIFTVSQVLLVGLVSALALGWIASAQVLKPLRSLATTARSIGQSNLNHRIPIQSSGEIGELGITFNKMLDRLQNTFNSQKAFINNAGHELRTPIAIIRGHIELMGDDPQEQKETVELVIDELDRMTRMVEELMLLTKSERPDFLQLETIDINTFTQEIYTKATALAERQWKFDAQAVGIFVGDRQRLTQALINLIENATQYTTETDTIALGAILDRDFVRLWVRDTGIGIGEEDHQRVFERFARAANSRRCSDGCGLGLSIVQAIAQAHDGRVELFSKLGFGSTFSLVLPTEPLKN, encoded by the coding sequence ATGGTCGATACCAGAAAATTAGTTTTAAAGTCCAATTTATCAGCTAAAACAACAGTACCAATCCGCTTAGCTCAAACTAAAGGTTTGTTTTGGGAAGCACGGAACCGAATTTTAGCTTGGTACGGCTTATTAATGGTCGGTTTTATCGGTTTATCAGTACCTATCTTTTCCGAAATTGTTTTTTACCAAGTCGATCGCCGAGTCAGACAAGATTTAGCAGAGGAAGTAGAAACATTAGAAAAATTTATTTCCACCCAAGTTGCTCAGTCAAGAGAATTCACCTCAGAAGATCTCAAAGAAGCTTTTCAAGAGTTTTTCTTCAATCAGATTCCTGAAGACGATACATTTTTAATTAGCTTCGTTAACGGTAAGTTTAGCCGCTCTAGTCCCAGAGCCAAACCAGATATCTTGCAAGAAGACCGAGAATTGATGTTGCGTTGGGCTAATTTGGCTGAAAGAAAAGAGGGAGAAGAAATTATTTCAGATCCTAAATTCGGCAATATCATCTATATTGCTACCCCCATAGTTATAGACAGTAAAGTCAAAGGAGTATTTGTCATTGCTCACACCACTGCTGGGGAAACACGAGAAGCTCAAGATGTAATATTTACCGTATCTCAAGTTTTACTAGTAGGATTAGTATCGGCTTTGGCTTTAGGTTGGATTGCTTCAGCCCAAGTCCTCAAACCATTACGATCTCTTGCGACTACTGCTCGTTCGATCGGTCAATCAAACCTCAATCACAGAATTCCCATCCAAAGTTCTGGAGAAATAGGAGAACTAGGCATAACTTTTAACAAGATGCTAGATCGACTCCAAAATACCTTTAACAGTCAAAAAGCTTTTATTAATAACGCAGGACACGAATTACGCACCCCAATCGCCATTATCAGGGGTCATATAGAATTGATGGGGGACGATCCTCAAGAGCAAAAAGAAACTGTGGAATTGGTCATTGACGAGTTAGATCGCATGACTCGGATGGTAGAAGAGTTGATGCTGCTTACCAAGTCGGAAAGACCAGATTTTTTACAGCTAGAAACCATAGATATTAATACTTTCACCCAAGAAATTTATACTAAAGCGACTGCATTAGCAGAGCGCCAGTGGAAATTTGACGCTCAAGCTGTAGGTATATTTGTAGGCGATCGCCAGCGCCTCACCCAAGCTTTAATCAACTTAATCGAAAATGCCACTCAATACACCACAGAAACAGACACGATTGCTCTGGGTGCAATTTTAGATCGCGATTTTGTCCGGTTGTGGGTGCGCGATACAGGTATAGGCATTGGTGAAGAAGACCACCAGCGAGTTTTTGAGCGTTTTGCTCGTGCAGCTAACAGCCGCAGGTGTTCTGATGGCTGCGGATTGGGTTTATCCATTGTTCAAGCGATCGCCCAAGCTCATGATGGTCGAGTAGAACTCTTTAGCAAACTCGGATTTGGTTCTACTTTTTCTCTAGTTCTACCTACCGAACCGTTGAAAAATTAG
- a CDS encoding tetratricopeptide repeat protein has translation MLEQIATAFADKDYQKADALLKEFSSEEPDNPWLHLYLGSLHEATSEWQKAEAIYRQLLQNSTNQKLILEARQGLERLENIACQQREQAIAQAMAQPEGKTLGVLILEGIHSASKPSLAPVFAKIMEIDPQTARLHIPNRGWRLYRQGAIAKMQYYSQQLQQAEIPCFAVPLSQLTEIKVFNVKYFQLVEPENPQSAVQAIGYFSDGKGERETLESFTFNWSQVTQKVEGLLPLFEEVFDIGIRNKGVRKTQILDYVGVWDLQLQAQKTILRLCDRDYQFHQGVRFTSSQNQDDRFSQSTIRLKWNNLLKYVASHLNPLPVWSEFDIFAQSVVDKAELLERFPAHIYLFRRQESTWDAAFHLYSTLASMREHHIK, from the coding sequence ATGCTTGAGCAAATTGCCACCGCTTTTGCAGACAAAGATTATCAAAAAGCGGATGCTTTACTAAAAGAGTTCTCTAGCGAAGAACCAGATAATCCCTGGCTGCACCTGTATTTAGGATCTTTACACGAAGCTACTAGTGAGTGGCAAAAAGCTGAAGCTATCTATCGACAGCTACTGCAAAATTCCACTAACCAAAAACTAATTCTCGAAGCACGCCAAGGGTTAGAACGCTTGGAAAATATAGCTTGTCAACAAAGAGAACAAGCGATCGCTCAAGCAATGGCTCAACCCGAAGGCAAAACTTTAGGAGTATTGATTCTAGAAGGGATACATTCAGCATCAAAGCCTTCATTGGCTCCTGTTTTTGCCAAAATTATGGAAATAGATCCCCAAACGGCTAGATTGCATATTCCGAATCGGGGATGGCGGCTTTACCGTCAAGGAGCGATCGCCAAAATGCAGTACTATTCCCAGCAATTACAGCAAGCAGAAATTCCCTGTTTTGCAGTTCCCCTCAGTCAACTAACCGAGATTAAAGTCTTTAATGTCAAGTATTTCCAACTAGTTGAGCCAGAAAATCCCCAATCTGCGGTTCAAGCTATAGGTTACTTTTCTGATGGTAAAGGGGAACGGGAAACCTTAGAATCATTTACTTTTAACTGGTCGCAAGTAACTCAAAAGGTTGAAGGTTTATTACCTTTATTTGAAGAAGTTTTCGATATAGGTATTCGCAACAAGGGTGTAAGGAAAACCCAAATTTTAGATTATGTAGGGGTCTGGGATTTACAATTGCAGGCACAAAAGACTATTTTACGCTTGTGCGATCGCGATTACCAGTTTCATCAAGGAGTTAGATTCACCTCAAGCCAAAACCAGGATGACCGTTTTAGCCAAAGTACGATTCGGCTTAAATGGAACAATTTACTGAAATACGTCGCCAGTCACCTAAATCCCCTTCCTGTTTGGTCAGAATTTGATATTTTTGCTCAAAGCGTAGTGGATAAAGCCGAACTTTTAGAGCGTTTTCCGGCTCACATTTACCTCTTCCGCCGTCAAGAAAGCACCTGGGATGCTGCTTTTCATCTTTACAGTACTTTAGCTTCGATGCGCGAACATCACATTAAATGA